TGGAGGTCGCGGGCCTTTTTCAGCATCGCGGCGATACCCTTGTGGTCCTTGGAACCGTGGCCGCCGAACAGCTCGAACGGGTTGAGCCGCCCGGCCTTGACCAGCCCCAGCGCGATCTTGCGCATGGTCCAGCCTTGCTTGAAGCCCGCCACCAGTCCGTCCTTGAAGTACAGGCCCATGGTCAATTTGAGTTCGTTGACCCGGCCGGTCGTGGTGCAGTTGTTCCAGAACTGGATGGAAAAGTCGCGCGTCGGCTGCATCTTGGGCGCCATGCCCAGTTCTTGGGCATAGCTCGCGATGCCGTGCATGATCTGGGTGATCGGCAGCTTACGCGGGCAGCGCACCACGCAGTTGTAGCAGGAGGTGCACATCCACATCGCGTCGGACCCGAGCACCTCCGCGCGCTTACCCGCGCGGATCATCATAAAGATCTTCTGCGGCGTGTGCTCCCAGTAAGGGCCGAATGGGCAGGAGCCGGCACAGACGCCGCACTGCATGCACATCTTGACCCATTCGCCGTCTTCGACCCGCGCCTCGACTTCCTTGAGGAAGTCGTTGCGGTAGGGTGCCGCCGCGGCGGCGCTCTGGTTACCGGTCGTACGCAGTGCGTTCATCAGTTGAACCCCTTCAACGGCGACATGCCGATGGTCTTGATCGTCTCCGCATAGTCGTTGATCAGGGTCGCGACGCGCCGGCTGTCGGTGATCGCAACCTCAAAGCTGACCACCCGCTCCTTCTCCAGGCTCAACTGCTGGAGGGTGTCGTCGATCTTGCTCATGCGGTAATACGCCAGTTCCGACCCCTTGACGAAGTGGCACTGGTAATCATCGCCGCGCTTGCAGCCCATCAGCATCACGCCGTCCCAACCGCTGTTGAGGGCGTCGGTGAGCCAGATGGTATTGACCGAGCCCAGGCAGCGCACCGGAATGGCCCGCACGAAGGCGGAATAGACGATGCGTGACACGCCGGCCATGTCCAAGGCCGGATAGGCGTCGTTCTCGCAGGCCAGCAGCAGGATACGCGGCTTTTCGGAAAACTCGTCGGGCATGTCGAGCGACTTGATCTGGCTGCCCACCGTATCAACCGAATAGTTCTCGAACGAGATCACGCGCACCGGGCAGGCCCCCATGCAGGTGCCGCAGCGCCGGCAACGCGATTCGTTGAAGACCGGGAAGCGCCGCTCGTCCTCATCAATGGCACCGAACGGGCACTCCACCGTACAGCGCTTGCACTGGGTGCAGCCCTCCAGGCGGACGATCGGGTAAGACAGATCGCCCGAACGCGGATGGGCGGCACGGCCCTGCGCCGCGTTCTCCACCGCCTGGATGGCCTTGAGTGCCGCGCCGGTGGCGTCCTCGGTGGCCTGCAGCATGTCCATGGGACGGCGCACCGGGCCGGCCGCGTAGATGCCGGTGCGGCGCGTCTCGTAGGGGAAGCAGATGAAGTGCGAGTCGGCCAGCCCGGCCTTGAGCTGCGGCAGGTCGGGACCCTGGCGATAGGTCAGATTCAGGATGGAGGGCGGCAGGATGACGGGCGGCAGGTCCACCGGGGTCTGGTCTGCGCTCTGCTGGCCCTGCGGCGTCTGGCCCTCGGGCGCCGGCTCGACGAGGAGGTCGATGTCGACACCCGAGTTCGGCACCTGGCCGGTGGCCAACACCACCAGATCGGCGCCGAGCGTCACCTCCTCGTCCAGGATCAGGTCGCGGAAGTTCACGCTGCAACCCGTGCCCGCCGCCGTGACCGTGCTGACCTTGCCCTTGGTGAAGAGCACGCCCTTGTTCTGTGCGCTGCGGTAAAAATCCTCCCCCATGCCGGGCAGGCGCAGGTCCGTATACAGGACCACCGTATCGACATCCGGATTGACGTCCTTGAAATACATCGCCTGCTTGACGCTGGTGGCGCAGCAGTGACCCGAACAATAGGGCAGATGGGTGCCGCCCTCGTCGCGCTGGCCCGCACACTGAACGAAGACCACACTGCGTATCGCCTGACCATCGGCGCGCTGGATGGCGCCGCCGTTGGCGACCTTGGCCAGGTGCTCCAGACCGGCCTGATCGACCACCCCGGGCAGCCCGGCGCCCAGTTCGGGCAGCTTCGCCAGGTCATAGGTCGAGAAGCCGCTGGCCTGGACGATGGCGCCGACGGTCTCCTGCGTGATGGCGCCGTCCTGCGCTGCGATTTTCACCGCAAAGCGGCCCGGCGCCCCGGCCGTCTCGGCCAGGGTGGAGGCCAGATACACGCGGATCCTGGGGTGCGCGGTGACGCGCGCGACCAGCTCGGCCAGGCCCGTGTCCTGCGGCTCGGCATAGGGCGCGCGGAAGGGCACGCGCTTGTACAGCTTGGCCGCCCAGCCGCCGAGTGCCGGTTCCTTTTCGACCAGCAGCACCTCGTAGCCGGTCTCCGCCGCCTCGATGGCGGCCGTCAGACCCGACATGCCGCCACCGACCACCAGGATGCGCTTGTTCGAGGCGCAGTCCGGGTTGCCGGCCGGCACCGCCATCTTCTTGAGCTCGGCGCAACCCATGCGCACATAGTCGTCGGCCATCTCCTGGCGGACCTCATCATGCTCCGCGCCCGGCGCCAGGACCCACACCACGCCTTCGCGCAGATTGGCGCGCGCCATGGCGACCTCCGGAAACGCGAAGGCCTCGGTCTTGGCGCGGCGCGAGCAGGCCGCAATCATGACATGGGTGACGCCCTCATTGGCGATGTCATCGCGAATGCTCTGCACGCCCTCGGCGCTGCACAGGAAGCCGTGGCGTCTGACCACCTGCATCTTGCCTTCGCGCTGCGCCACCTTCTCCAGCGTGCCGAAATCGAGCACCTCGCCCAGGCCGCAGCCGGTACACAGATACGCCCCAAATTTTTTATCTGCCACCTTATGCCTCCTCGCTGGCCGTCTGGTGAATGACTTTCATCGCGCGCAGCGCCGCGGCGGTCGCGCTTTGCGCCGAGCGGTTCACGTCGAGCGGGCTGGCGGCGGAGCCGGCGCCGCACATACCGCCATCGGCCGAGCCCTCGATGAAGCCGCAGGCATCGGTGATCAGGTCGTCCGGCAGGATGATGCCGTTGGACTCGGGCTCCATGCCGATCGCCAGCACCACCAGGTCGTGCGGGGTGGCGTAGCGGTGGTAGCCCTCGGTGTCCACCCCGTGCAGGATCGGGTCGCCGTTGTCGGCCTGCGCGATGCGCGCGACCTTGGACTTGACGAAGCGCACGGTCGCATCGCGCTGCACCATCCGGTAAAAATCCTCCAGGCGATCGATGGAGCGGATGTCGATGTAATAGACCGTCGACTGCCCCGCGTCGCCCAGTGCCTCGCGCACATACTGGGTCTGCTTCAGGGTGGCCATGCAACAGATCCGCGAGCAGTGGCGCAGGTGGTTCTCGTCACGCGAGCCGGCACACTGGATGAAGGCGATGTTCTTCGCCTCCTTGCCGTCGGATGGCCGCAGCAGCTTGCCGCCGGTCGGCCCGGACGGGTCGGCCAACCGCTCGAACTCGACGCTGGTGATGACATTGGGGAAACGCCCGTAACCGTAGGGCTGGATCTTCTCGGCCGCGTAGGGCCGCCAGCCGGTCGCCCAGACCACGGCGCCGACGTCGAGTTGGACTGTCTCTTCCTGCATCTCCAGATCGATGGCGCCGATCTTGCAAGCCGCCTTCGCCAGGTCCGCATCGGCGGTGCCGATGATGGACGGGTCGAGCACATAACGCTGCGGATACGCCATCGCGTGCGGCAGGTACGCGGCCTTGAGCCGATCCATGCCATAGTTGTAGGGATTGGGGATCGTCGCGCTGACCGCGGCCGTACAATCGCCGCAGGCGGTACAGCGATCATCGACGTAGCGCGGACGGATCTTCAGCGTGGCCTGGTAGGCCCCACGCCGGCCGCTGATGCCCACCACCTCGGTCATGGTCAGCACGCGCACGCGCCGGCTGGCCTTGAGCCGCCGCAGATTGATCTCCAGCCCGCAGGTCGGATGGCACATCTTCGGAAAATAGCGGTACAGCAGCGCGGTGCGTCCACCCAGGGTCGGACTGCGTTCGACCAGGACCACGTCACGGCCGCATTCCGCCGCTTCGAGCGCCGTCGTCATGCCGCTGATGCCACCGCCGACCACGAGAATCGTCTGGCTAGTCGCGATTGGTGCCGTCATGGAATCTCCATTGCACAGGTTACGAAACGGTCAGGTACTTTGGTCCCGGCAGTCCGTCGGGGGCCGCGTTGGGGGTGCCGGATTGCTTGGCGAAGAGCAGGATCAGGGCCGGCATCCGGTCGCGCCCGGCGACGAGGCACGCCGCGTGTCTGGGGTCCTCGACACGCGGCCGGCCCAGCCACAGTGTCAGTCGCCCGAAGGGTGCCTCCCGGGAAATCCCCGACCCGGTCGAGGTCTGCGTCCGGGTGGAGACTGGGGTCCTGCATGGGGCGACCTGAACCTGAAGTGGCGGAGTGACAATTTAGAGGATTCTAATATTCTTCCGCGATCCGGTGCAAACCCGCGTTGCGGTGCTTGGCCGCCCACGGCCGGTTCCAGACCTTGAGCGCCGCCGCCGTCGCGAGCGATTTCGACGAGTCCGACCAGCCGGTCCTGGCCGGCGTGCGTCCCGGGCACCGGCTGCCGAAACGATCATCAAGGCGCTTGACCCTTGCTCGCACCGGCACCTAAGATCAAAACCAAGTTCTTTAGATAATGAGGTTTTCCGCGCAGGCGGGGGGATACAACGATGCACATCACCGGGATGCTGTGGGGGGCAAAGCTCCTTGAGTATGTGGACTATCCGACCGCGCAGGTGCTGGGTCCGGACGCGAGTGGCGCGCAGGTCAAGGACCTGATCGACCGCTGGGGTAGTGTGCTGATCAAGCCCATCTTCAAGGGCGGCATCGGCAAGAAGGGCAAGTCCGGGTTGATCGGGCGGGCGACCGACCTGGCCACTGCAATGCGCGAGAAGGAGCGGCTGTTCTTCGTCGAGCACCGGGTCGGCAATCAGGTGGCCAAGGCAGAGGGCGTCACCTTCGAGGGTGCCGTCCCGGCCGAGCACGAGATCTATGTGTCGATCGCGGACGCGACCCGCTACCGGGCCCCGACGCTGACCATCACCCACCACGGCGGCGTCGATATCGAAGGCCTGGCGCCCGACCAGATCGCGACCATCCCATTCGATGCCCTGACCGGCTTCAAGGGGTTCATCGTCGCCAATGCGCTGGACAGCATCGACGCGCCGCGCGAGATCATCAGCCCGCTGGTGCAGCACCTGCCGAAGCTGTGGGACCTCTTCAATAACTACGGCATGAGTATGCTGGAGCTCAATCCCATCCGCATGATGCCGACGGGTCAGGGGCGGTTGAGCCCCGTCGCCTGTGACTTCAAATGCGCCTTCGACGGCGACGACCCGACCTGGCATCGGCTGAGTCTGCCCGACAACCTGGAATCCGCGAGCGACTCGGCCTTCGAGATCGAGGTCAACGCGCTGCGGACCTACCAGGGCCAGTCGGACGTGTTCGTGATCAACGACCAGGGCACCATCACGGCCATGACCTTCGGCGGCGGTGCCAACGCGCTGGTCACCGAGTTGCTGGGCGACGCCGGCAACATCTCCTCGGACTTCGGCGGCAACCCGCCGTACGAGAAGATGTACGACATCAGCCGCATCGTCTACAAGTACTGGCTCGCGCAGAGCAACGTGCTGTTCATCATCGGCGGCAAGGCCAACAACACGGACATCTACACCACCTTCCGGGCCATGGCCGATGCCTTGCGGGACTATTTCAACACCCAGGGCCGGCGGCCGCTGTTCGTCGTCGTCGGGCGCGGCGGACCGAACCTGATCCGCGGTATGGCGTATCTCAGGGACACCCTCGACGGGCTCGGGCTGCCGTATCGGATGTTCGGCCACGACTCGGCCATGAGCGGCGTGGTCAATTACGCCCGCGACATCGACTCCTGGATGCGCAATGGGGGCCGTGCCGAGATCGGCCGCCAGATGGGCCTCTCAAGTAACGAGTCAGAAAGCGGTTAGACAACCAGCGTTCGTTGTCGTTGTCGTTGTCGTTGTCGTAATCGGATAAGCGATTCGCTTCGGGCATGAGCAGGCCGAAAGTAAAACGACGAGGTACGAGAAAATCCTCGCGGGTATCGTAATCTCGATTACGACAACGACAACGACAACGACTAAGCACAGCGATTGTATCAGTGGTTAACTTGTTCTTGACTCGTTACTTAACACAAGCCCGACCAACCCGCCCGCAACACGAGATTCGCTATGTCTGCCAACGACTCCCAGTTCCTCGGCGCCATGCGCCGCAAGGGTATCCCCGAGTTCCCCCATTATTTTGTCGGCAACGGTAACCTGGCCCAGCTCGCGACCCGCGACGACCGGGTGTGCGTACTGAACATCCTCGGCAACGAGAGCCGCACGGTGACCCCGATCAGCCATACCTACTCCGGCGGCAACGTGGTCTGCGGCGTGCAGCCGGGGCGCTCCGGCTCAGTGCTGAAGACCGAACTCAACGACATCCCGGTCTACAATACGGTCTCCGAGGCCCTGGAGGCCGGCCACCGCTTCAATGTCGCGGTCGTCTATGTACCGCCGGCCTTGATCATCGTTCCGGCCACCCCCGTTACGCCGCTACCGGCAGGAGCGCGGGCGGCTTGGGCGGGCGCGGTCGTCGGCGCGCTGGCGGCGGGGGCAACGGCATGCGCTGGAGCACCTGCGCGAACAGCGTTTCGTGGGCCCGGCCGAAGAAGCGCTCAGCGGCAGTGGTCCCGTCGGGGCGACGGAGGTGGAAGTTATGTACGGCGGTCAGTGCCTCGAGCTTGCGGTCGCTCAGGCGATGTCGGCCATGGTGATGTAGGGACAGTTGGCCGTTGCGCCCCTCCACGCTGGAACTGCTGCGCTGGAACAGGTCGGCGCAGTCACCGGCCACCTGTTCGAGGCGCGCGCGCTCGGCCTCTGGGAGGGCCTGGAGCGGATGATCGCGTTGGCGCAGCGGTTCGAGCAACTGCCGGCTCAGGGCGTGCAGACGGTGGCGCGGTTCAGCGAGCGTGCTGCGATTGGCGACGCGCTCGAGGTAGAGCGCCGGAATCAGCTGCGTGAGCAACGCCAGTTCCACGGCGGGCGGCAGATTCAGCGCCTCGACCTTGGCCTGCACGGTCGCAAAGAAAAAGGTAATGGTGGCAAGGAACTGAATCGTCAGGCGCTGCGCCTTGGCCAGGCGCTCACGGGCGCGCGTTGGCAGATCGGCCGCGTCGGCCAGCTGTTGCAGCCGCGTCCACACGTCGGCAAAGCGTTGCGCGATGCGCGCCACGGGCTGCGCCTGTCCCTGCTCCAACTCATAGGGGTGATAGAGGGTCCCCAACTCACGCACCAGTTCACGGGCCTCGGCCTGACGCGCTTGCGCCTGTACCTGATCGGCTTCGGCCTGCACCACGACCGCCAGGGCGGCTTCAATGCGGGGCGCGAACGCCGGTGGGCGCCCGCGCGGACGCGGGGATTGGGCGTCATAGGCCTGCGCGGTCGCCCGCTCAGCGTCCAGCGACGTCTGGGCGGCCGCGACGCTGGCGCCCGCCTGTTTCACGTGGCGGACCAAGTGTAGGCTGGTGCCCTTGGACACCTCCTGTTGCACATGAAACAGGTCCGGGGAATGATGGGCCGCACAATCCGTCTGGATATGGCGGCGCAACGCTGTGGCCTCGTCGCTGGTGCCCTGGATCACGGTCACGTTCAAGCCGTCCAGACCCGCGCGCAACGCCTGCGTCCAGGTGGCCGCCGTGCGATCGGCGGCGTACTGTTCGCGCAGCAGAAAGTTCGACACCGGCTCCAACATGACCAACAAAATCTGCGGATGAAAGGTCTCATCCTCGCACGCCGTGATCGCGCGGTGCGGCATGCCCACCGCCAACGCCGCCCGTTGCTCACGCGCCACGGCGACCACCATCTCCTCCAAGGCCGCATTGAGGGCCTGGTGGGTGCCATAGCTCGCGCCGACGAACGCCGACAACCCACTCAACTTCAAGAATTCACACACCATCCGCACCCCGGCACCGCCGTGCAGCGTGATGACGAAGTGCGCCGCCACCACCACTTGGTGCAGCCACTGCACGCCCTCAGGGGTCGCCACGAAGGCTGCCAACACCGCCGGGGCCGCGCCGACCGGGGTCGGCTTGCACCAGTCCTGCAAGGTGCTGCGCGCCACGCCCAGTTCGGCGGCGACGTGGCGTTGCGGCTGCCCCGTCGCCAAGCGGGCCACGGCCGCCCCGCGCTGTTCGGCTCGCTCCAGGCGCGAGCGGTGCTTCACGACCCACCGCCGGCCGACCGCCGGACCACGCCCGATGGCGTCGACCCGATGTCTGCGCTAAAGTCGATCCCGGCAGGACCTTCGAACATCGTGCTTCTCCCTCGGTTTGTTTGCACTTCCAAGGGTACACAATTTCGCGGGTCCTGCCGCTCTCCAGTGGGGGTTAACCAAGCCCTACGCTAGGTCTTGGCCGGATTTATGATCAAGGCCGTACCGCCGGCCGGGGTCAGTGACGCGGTCATCGAGGCGGTGCGGGTCAACCCCCTGCTCACCCGCGTGGTCATCCTGACCGAGAAGGTCCCGCTCAGCGATGCCCGGATCATCCGCCAGTACTGTCAACTGCAGGGTGTCGACGTCTTCGGCGGCAACTGTCTCGGCATCGCCGATGCCCACCACCATGTGCGCATCGGCGGGGCGCTGGGCGGCACCCATCCGGCCGAGTCGCTGGTGCCGGGTACGGTCGCGATCTACTCGAACTCCGGCAACTTCACGACCACGATCGCCGTCTACCTGCTGACCGCCGGCTGGGGGACCACCGTGTCGCTGTCGTCCGGCAAGGACGTCTATATCCACTTCGCAGCCGCCGAGTTCACGAACGCCTTCCACAACGACCGCCGCAGCCATGCCGCCGTGATGTACATCGAGCCTGGCGGTTACTACGAACGGGACCTGGTGTTCGAGAAGCCGGTGATCGCCTGCATCGTCGGGCGCTGGAAGGACCGGTTGACCAAGGCCTGCGGCCACGCCGGTGCCATCGCCGGCAGCGGCGACAATGCCGCCGCCAAGGAGCGCTGGTTCATGGAGAAGTTCGGCGTCGATGCCATCTATACCGCCGATCACCCGGTCTTCTCGGCCAAGGGTGCGGTCGTCACCAACATCGCCGACATCCCGTCGGCCATGACCGCCGTGATGGCGCTCAATCGCCGGCAACCGGACTTCGCTCCGATCGGCGACCTGTCGATGAAGTGCTGGTTCGCCGATGACACCGGGCTCGCGTTGCCCGCGGCGCTCGACGTCAAATCGGTGCCGGCCGTCGAGCCCTTCAAGGAGCAGATCGACGCAGTCAACCGCCAGGTCGGCGTCATCCCACCGCGGGAGGTGATGAAAGACGCCTCCGGGGCCTCCATGATGGACCCGGAGACTCAGATCACGCGGCTGCACGGCCTCAGCATCCTGGATCTCGCGACCCGTGCCTACGAGGAAAACCTGGTCCTGGCCCTGGTGCGCGAGTAGCCCGACGACACCGGTCGCGCGCTCGCCAATGTCGCGCTGAACGCCTATGTCGACCTGCATGGCACGCCGATGCTCGCCGCGGCGCACGCCGCCCGCGAGGCCGGAAGCAGCCCGAACACAGCGCTGTGCGCGGCGGTCGCGCTGATCGGGCCCAAGATGGTGGAGGGTGCCCGCACGGCCGTGCAGACGCTGCTGGAGGTCTTTCGGCAGTCAGGCATCACGGACTTGGCTGATCCGCACGTCGCCGTCGCTGCCCGCATCGCCGCCACCTCTGCGGAGCAGGCCGGCACGCTGTTGGCCGCCGAGCTGGACCCCTTGGCCGAGGCAATGCTCGCGGGAGCGAGTGCCCGCGGCGCGCTCGAGACTGCCATCCTGCGCTACCTGACCGGCCTGGCCGCCGCACGGGGCGGCCACCCGAGCGCGGACGCCGTGCTCGCCGCCATCTGTTTCCACGTCGCCTGGCGCCCGCTGCTGCACAAGCGGATCTCGGTGACGACCCTGACCAACCTGCCCTGGCACCTGCGCGTCGCGGCGACGATCGTCGGCGCATCGGTGAACCCGTCCCGCCAGGGCGCGGATCAGTTCGGCGGCGTCCCGGTGCAATCCCTGATCGACGACTGGAGCTTCACCGAGACCGCCTACCTGGCCTTGCTGGGGTGCCGACCCGATGCCGATGGGCGCTTCGCCTTCTCGGTGCTGCTCGGGCTGACCGCATCCAACGGCCCCGGCACCATCTCGGCCCAGGGCGCGAAGGGTGCGGTCAGCGGGGACGGGCCGGAGATGCCCGAGCGGGTCCAGGTCAACAAGGGCTATCTCGGCTTCCTCAGTCACACCGGCTTTGCCCACGGCGACAACGGCTTCGAGGCCATGCAGTTCTTGATCGAGCGTGCTGGCGCGCATCCGCGACATCCGCGCCTCGGAAAAGCGGTTCTATCAAAAAGTGCGCGACCTGTTCGCACTGGCCGCCGATTACGACAAGACCGATCAGACCACCCAGCAATTTTTCGCCACGGTGCAAAACCTGCTGCAGTATGAAGTGACGCGGCAGACCGCCGCTGAAATCATCCTCGCCCGGGCCAACTCTGCCGATGCCCATTTTGGCTACGCCAACGAGGCGGCCTATCGCGAGGACACCCGGCGCTGGTCCAACGGGGGAGATCTTCTCCGACATCCTCACCAAGTGTGCCCGCGCCGCGTCCTTGCCGGTCAGGCGCCGCAGCATCGCCAGGCTCGTCTTGTGGAGCGCCGCCAGGACCTCGGGGCGCTCCTGCAAGCCTTTGCGCACCGCAACGGCCTCCGCCACACCCTGGTCCGACAAAGGCCCGTCGGCATCGCGCAGGACTTCCAATACCAGCCGCTGGCATTCCCCCGGCGCGAACCAACGCTGGCCGCGGCGCCGTTTGCGCGCCCGAATCGCGCCGAGGTCGTACGCCGGGGCGAACAGCCGGATCATCGCGTCCAGATGCCCCAACTCCGCCGCCAGCCGCTGCAATTCCTGGTGACACAGCTGCGCCTGCCCGGCCAACTCGCCCCGCTTCGCCACCAATGCGCTCATTACGTGTAACTCCGCCATGAATCCGACTCCTCGCTATCAGGTGAGGGGAGATTCTCCCGGTTCGGCCGGGTTGGATCATGTGCGGCTGCTACATAATGGCGCAGTT
The DNA window shown above is from Candidatus Thiodictyon syntrophicum and carries:
- a CDS encoding 4Fe-4S dicluster domain-containing protein encodes the protein MNALRTTGNQSAAAAAPYRNDFLKEVEARVEDGEWVKMCMQCGVCAGSCPFGPYWEHTPQKIFMMIRAGKRAEVLGSDAMWMCTSCYNCVVRCPRKLPITQIMHGIASYAQELGMAPKMQPTRDFSIQFWNNCTTTGRVNELKLTMGLYFKDGLVAGFKQGWTMRKIALGLVKAGRLNPFELFGGHGSKDHKGIAAMLKKARDLQAQRQSPNH
- a CDS encoding CoB--CoM heterodisulfide reductase iron-sulfur subunit A family protein; this encodes MTAPIATSQTILVVGGGISGMTTALEAAECGRDVVLVERSPTLGGRTALLYRYFPKMCHPTCGLEINLRRLKASRRVRVLTMTEVVGISGRRGAYQATLKIRPRYVDDRCTACGDCTAAVSATIPNPYNYGMDRLKAAYLPHAMAYPQRYVLDPSIIGTADADLAKAACKIGAIDLEMQEETVQLDVGAVVWATGWRPYAAEKIQPYGYGRFPNVITSVEFERLADPSGPTGGKLLRPSDGKEAKNIAFIQCAGSRDENHLRHCSRICCMATLKQTQYVREALGDAGQSTVYYIDIRSIDRLEDFYRMVQRDATVRFVKSKVARIAQADNGDPILHGVDTEGYHRYATPHDLVVLAIGMEPESNGIILPDDLITDACGFIEGSADGGMCGAGSAASPLDVNRSAQSATAAALRAMKVIHQTASEEA
- a CDS encoding DUF6399 domain-containing protein, yielding MKHRSRLERAEQRGAAVARLATGQPQRHVAAELGVARSTLQDWCKPTPVGAAPAVLAAFVATPEGVQWLHQVVVAAHFVITLHGGAGVRMVCEFLKLSGLSAFVGASYGTHQALNAALEEMVVAVAREQRAALAVGMPHRAITACEDETFHPQILLVMLEPVSNFLLREQYAADRTAATWTQALRAGLDGLNVTVIQGTSDEATALRRHIQTDCAAHHSPDLFHVQQEVSKGTSLHLVRHVKQAGASVAAAQTSLDAERATAQAYDAQSPRPRGRPPAFAPRIEAALAVVVQAEADQVQAQARQAEARELVRELGTLYHPYELEQGQAQPVARIAQRFADVWTRLQQLADAADLPTRARERLAKAQRLTIQFLATITFFFATVQAKVEALNLPPAVELALLTQLIPALYLERVANRSTLAEPRHRLHALSRQLLEPLRQRDHPLQALPEAERARLEQVAGDCADLFQRSSSSVEGRNGQLSLHHHGRHRLSDRKLEALTAVHNFHLRRPDGTTAAERFFGRAHETLFAQVLQRMPLPPPPARRRPRPPKPPALLPVAA
- a CDS encoding FAD-dependent oxidoreductase — its product is MADKKFGAYLCTGCGLGEVLDFGTLEKVAQREGKMQVVRRHGFLCSAEGVQSIRDDIANEGVTHVMIAACSRRAKTEAFAFPEVAMARANLREGVVWVLAPGAEHDEVRQEMADDYVRMGCAELKKMAVPAGNPDCASNKRILVVGGGMSGLTAAIEAAETGYEVLLVEKEPALGGWAAKLYKRVPFRAPYAEPQDTGLAELVARVTAHPRIRVYLASTLAETAGAPGRFAVKIAAQDGAITQETVGAIVQASGFSTYDLAKLPELGAGLPGVVDQAGLEHLAKVANGGAIQRADGQAIRSVVFVQCAGQRDEGGTHLPYCSGHCCATSVKQAMYFKDVNPDVDTVVLYTDLRLPGMGEDFYRSAQNKGVLFTKGKVSTVTAAGTGCSVNFRDLILDEEVTLGADLVVLATGQVPNSGVDIDLLVEPAPEGQTPQGQQSADQTPVDLPPVILPPSILNLTYRQGPDLPQLKAGLADSHFICFPYETRRTGIYAAGPVRRPMDMLQATEDATGAALKAIQAVENAAQGRAAHPRSGDLSYPIVRLEGCTQCKRCTVECPFGAIDEDERRFPVFNESRCRRCGTCMGACPVRVISFENYSVDTVGSQIKSLDMPDEFSEKPRILLLACENDAYPALDMAGVSRIVYSAFVRAIPVRCLGSVNTIWLTDALNSGWDGVMLMGCKRGDDYQCHFVKGSELAYYRMSKIDDTLQQLSLEKERVVSFEVAITDSRRVATLINDYAETIKTIGMSPLKGFN
- a CDS encoding ATP citrate lyase citrate-binding domain-containing protein, whose translation is MHITGMLWGAKLLEYVDYPTAQVLGPDASGAQVKDLIDRWGSVLIKPIFKGGIGKKGKSGLIGRATDLATAMREKERLFFVEHRVGNQVAKAEGVTFEGAVPAEHEIYVSIADATRYRAPTLTITHHGGVDIEGLAPDQIATIPFDALTGFKGFIVANALDSIDAPREIISPLVQHLPKLWDLFNNYGMSMLELNPIRMMPTGQGRLSPVACDFKCAFDGDDPTWHRLSLPDNLESASDSAFEIEVNALRTYQGQSDVFVINDQGTITAMTFGGGANALVTELLGDAGNISSDFGGNPPYEKMYDISRIVYKYWLAQSNVLFIIGGKANNTDIYTTFRAMADALRDYFNTQGRRPLFVVVGRGGPNLIRGMAYLRDTLDGLGLPYRMFGHDSAMSGVVNYARDIDSWMRNGGRAEIGRQMGLSSNESESG